The DNA segment AGCAAGTACGGCGGCACCGAGGTGAAGTACAACGGCGACGAGTACCTCGTCCTCTCGGCTCGCGACGTGCTCGCGATCATCGAGAAGTAGTTCACCCCGAAGCATCTGCTTCACCACTGCGCCCCTGGTTCCCGCGACCGTAAAGAAGCCGGGCGGCCGGGGGCGCAGGCACATCCACCCAGATTTTCCGAGAGGGCTCCCGCTGTCATGGCGAAGACACTGAAGTTCGACGAGGACGCCCGTCGCGCCCTTGAGCGCGGCGTCAACAAGCTGGCCGACACGGTGAAGGTGACGATCGGCCCCCGTGGCCGCAACGTCGTCATCGACAAGAAGTTCGGCGCGCCGACCATCACCAACGACGGTGTCACGATCGCCCGTGAGGTCGAGATCGAGGACCCGTTCGAGAACCTCGGCGCCCAGCTCGTGAAGGAGGTGGCGACCAAGACCAACGACATCGCGGGTGACGGCACCACCACCGCCACCGTGCTCGCCCAGGCCCTGGTCCGCGAGGGTCTGAAGAACGTCGCCGCCGGCGCGTCCCCGGCCGCCCTGAAGAAGGGCATCGACGCCGCCGTCAAGGCGATCTCCGAGGACCTGCTCGCCTCCGCGCGCCCGATCGACGAGAAGTCCGACATCGCCGCCGTCGCCGCGCTGTCCGCCCAGGACCAGCAGGTCGGCGAGCTGATCGCCGAGGCCATGGACAAGGTCGGCAAGGACGGTGTCATCACCGTCGAGGAGTCCAACACCTTCGGTCTGGAGCTGGACTTCACCGAGGGCATGGCCTTCGACAAGGGCTACCTGTCCCCGTACTTCGTCACCGACCAGGAGCGTATGGAGGCCGTCCTCGACGACCCGTACATCCTGATCAACCAGGGCAAGATCTCCTCGATCACCGAGCTGCTCCCGCTGCTCGAGAAGATCATCCAGACCAACGCCTCGAAGCCGCTGCTGATCATCGCCGAGGACGTCGAGGGCGAGGCCCTGTCGACCCTGGTGGTCAACAAGATCCGTGGCACCTTCAACGCCGTCGCGGTGAAGGCCCCCGGCTTCGGCGACCGCCGCAAGGCGATGCTCCAGGACATGGCCGTCCTCACCGGCGCCACCGTCATCTCCGAGGAGGTCGGCCTCAAGCTCGACCAGGCCGGTCTCGACGTGCTGGGCACCGCCCGCCGCGTGACCGTCACCAAGGACGACACCACGATCGTCGAGGGCGGCGGCAACGCGGCCGACCTGACGGGCCGTGTCAACCAGATCAAGGCCGAGATCGAGAACACCGACTCCGACTGGGACCGCGAGAAGCTCCAGGAGCGCCTCGCCAAGCTGGCCGGCGGCGTGTGCGTGATCAAGGTCGGCGCCGCCACCGAGGTGGAGCTGAAGGAGAAGAAGCACCGTCTGGAGGACGCCATCTCCGCGACCCGCGCCGCGGTCGAGGAGGGCATCGTCTCCGGTGGCGGTTCCGCGCTGGTCCACTCCGCGAAGGTCCTCCAGGACGGTCTCGGCAAGACCGGCGACGAGGCCACCGGCGTGAGCGTCGTCCGCAACGCGGTCGTCGAGCCGCTGCGCTGGATCGGCGAGAACGCCGGCCAGGAGGGCTACGTCATCGTCTCCAAGGTCAAGGACATGGAGAAGGGCCAGGGCTACAACGCGGCCACCGGCGAGTACGGCGACCTGGTCAAGGCCGGCGTCATCGACCCGGTCAAGGTCACCCGCTCCGCCCTGGAGAACGCCGCCTCCATCGCCTCCCTCCTCCTCACGACCGAGACCCTGGTCGTCGAGAAGAAGGAAGAGGAAGAGGCCCCGGCCGGCCACAGCCACGGTCACTCGCACTAAGGCAACCCGCCTTCAGGGCACGCGACTTCGCCCCGCCAGGATCTCCTGGCGGGGCGAAGTGCTGTGTCAGCGCGGTCCGTACTTGCGGCCCGTTCGGGCGCTGATTCCGCCCAGGAGGTTGCGGGGCGCGATCTTCGCCAGGCCCATGAGGGTTTTGTAGCGGGGGTCGGGGATGGAGACGGTCTTGTTGCGGGCGAGGTCGTTGAGGGCCTCGGCGACGAGTTTGTCGGCGTCGAGCCACATCCAGCCGGGGATGTTGTCCGTGCCCATGCCGGCCCGCTCGTGGAACTCGGTGCGGACGAAGCCGGGGCACAGGGCCATCAGCCGGACCCCGCTGCCCGCGAGGTCCTTCGCCGCGCCCTGGGTGAACTGCACGACCCACGCCTTCGAGGCGCCGTACGTACCGCGCGGGACGAAGGCCGCCACCGAGGCGACGTTGACCACCCCGCCGCGCCCCCGCTCCCGCATCGCC comes from the Streptomyces seoulensis genome and includes:
- the groL gene encoding chaperonin GroEL (60 kDa chaperone family; promotes refolding of misfolded polypeptides especially under stressful conditions; forms two stacked rings of heptamers to form a barrel-shaped 14mer; ends can be capped by GroES; misfolded proteins enter the barrel where they are refolded when GroES binds), with amino-acid sequence MAKTLKFDEDARRALERGVNKLADTVKVTIGPRGRNVVIDKKFGAPTITNDGVTIAREVEIEDPFENLGAQLVKEVATKTNDIAGDGTTTATVLAQALVREGLKNVAAGASPAALKKGIDAAVKAISEDLLASARPIDEKSDIAAVAALSAQDQQVGELIAEAMDKVGKDGVITVEESNTFGLELDFTEGMAFDKGYLSPYFVTDQERMEAVLDDPYILINQGKISSITELLPLLEKIIQTNASKPLLIIAEDVEGEALSTLVVNKIRGTFNAVAVKAPGFGDRRKAMLQDMAVLTGATVISEEVGLKLDQAGLDVLGTARRVTVTKDDTTIVEGGGNAADLTGRVNQIKAEIENTDSDWDREKLQERLAKLAGGVCVIKVGAATEVELKEKKHRLEDAISATRAAVEEGIVSGGGSALVHSAKVLQDGLGKTGDEATGVSVVRNAVVEPLRWIGENAGQEGYVIVSKVKDMEKGQGYNAATGEYGDLVKAGVIDPVKVTRSALENAASIASLLLTTETLVVEKKEEEEAPAGHSHGHSH
- a CDS encoding SDR family NAD(P)-dependent oxidoreductase, giving the protein MTTALITGSTAGIGAAFARRLAADGHDLVLVARDTARLREQATELHDRHGIEAEVLTADLAEDKGIETVAERLGDRRHPVDLLVNNAGFGNKGRYLDVSMADELRMIKVHCEAVLRLTSAATEAMRERGRGGVVNVASVAAFVPRGTYGASKAWVVQFTQGAAKDLAGSGVRLMALCPGFVRTEFHERAGMGTDNIPGWMWLDADKLVAEALNDLARNKTVSIPDPRYKTLMGLAKIAPRNLLGGISARTGRKYGPR